A region from the Achromobacter seleniivolatilans genome encodes:
- a CDS encoding metal-dependent hydrolase family protein — translation MTATRQTLFIGGQIFDGKGKVLRDHGVLVEGQRILRVAPAGEFEGFSGIKINTAGLTLLPSLADCHVHLVYTGSADPNAQLNKQGPAQITLTALENAQASLRGGVTALRDCGGKDYLEFGVRDAIARGVFPGPTIKASGRIICMTGGHGNRIGRIADGCDDVVRAVREQVHAGCDLVKIMATGGVMTPGVSPMDAHYSFDELKAGVHEAKRFRKSTASHAQGTQGILNAVRAGIDSIEHGIFMDDDCLREMLEAQTYLVPTIAAVRNIIANADNGIPAYAVEKARAVEQRHRESFQMYYKAGGRIAMGTDAGTPFNLHGDNAMELAFMVEFGMTPVDALIAGTSRGHDLMGMDQHGVIANGNVADLLLVQGDPTEDILKAADKRFHVAVLRNGEVAAGALPG, via the coding sequence ATGACGGCGACACGACAGACCCTTTTCATTGGCGGCCAGATTTTTGATGGCAAGGGCAAGGTATTGCGTGACCACGGCGTACTGGTCGAGGGCCAGCGTATCTTGCGCGTAGCGCCGGCTGGCGAATTCGAAGGCTTTAGCGGCATCAAGATCAACACCGCAGGCTTGACGCTATTGCCCAGTCTGGCGGACTGCCATGTTCACCTGGTCTATACAGGCAGTGCAGATCCCAATGCGCAGCTCAACAAGCAGGGACCCGCTCAGATCACGCTGACGGCGCTGGAGAATGCACAGGCCAGCCTGCGCGGCGGCGTTACCGCGCTACGCGATTGCGGCGGTAAGGATTATCTGGAATTCGGCGTGCGGGACGCGATTGCACGCGGCGTTTTCCCCGGCCCCACCATCAAAGCGTCGGGCCGCATCATCTGCATGACGGGCGGCCACGGCAACCGTATCGGCCGCATCGCCGACGGCTGTGATGACGTGGTGCGCGCCGTGCGCGAACAAGTCCATGCCGGCTGCGACCTGGTGAAGATCATGGCAACGGGCGGCGTGATGACACCCGGCGTCAGCCCCATGGATGCCCACTACAGCTTTGATGAATTGAAAGCGGGCGTGCACGAAGCCAAGCGCTTCAGAAAAAGCACCGCCAGCCACGCGCAGGGCACGCAAGGCATTCTGAATGCTGTGCGGGCCGGCATCGATTCCATCGAGCACGGCATCTTCATGGACGACGATTGCCTACGCGAAATGCTGGAAGCGCAAACCTATCTGGTGCCCACCATCGCGGCGGTGCGCAACATCATTGCCAACGCCGACAACGGCATCCCGGCGTACGCGGTGGAAAAGGCGCGCGCCGTCGAACAGCGCCACCGCGAATCATTCCAGATGTACTACAAGGCGGGCGGACGCATTGCGATGGGCACGGACGCGGGCACGCCGTTCAATCTGCACGGCGACAACGCCATGGAATTGGCCTTCATGGTGGAATTCGGCATGACGCCTGTTGATGCGCTTATCGCAGGCACGTCGCGCGGCCATGACCTGATGGGGATGGACCAGCACGGCGTCATCGCCAATGGCAACGTGGCAGACCTGCTGCTGGTGCAGGGCGACCCCACCGAAGACATCTTGAAAGCGGCGGACAAGCGCTTCCATGTTGCGGTGCTGCGCAACGGCGAGGTCGCGGCAGGCGCGCTGCCTGGCTGA
- a CDS encoding YdgA family protein — MKKRVWVIVAVLALGAAWTGTAWYTGQQAEIRLAQQVERINADVAHLAEKLGLTAAVETMSFERGVFTSRARYGLNVTKRAEAGQPAKESRLEFLAQIEHGPFPWSRLSAGDLVPALAATRIQVEQTPDSEAWFAAAKGVTPMHAEILARFGGNVSGNMEMAPVEYTKDGTTLSFSGMTGQASRQAGGKGLVFSVASDRATFSEPNPKGDRRLSMQALAVAYDASVSSDGIEKEVTKVAIKQWDVVSDKSVFTLKDIALAIDTSEAATSTDGNLSLDLGGISVRNKHVAKARLVAGMRNVDMNSLRAFREFYEAREKEKAAGVERERGLGSELVGMSHVVKFLSAKPEFSLSSLELETASGVSTLQFDVKLDSPMFWNRSLAGILKELIQKLNVRLAISTDNLADFLAADLQVEGVSDAEALSEARRRVEDMRDQMVQRGWGKIEQGKFVVNLAYSDGQADFNGERFPVEELFAKLVLGAK, encoded by the coding sequence ATGAAGAAACGGGTGTGGGTAATCGTGGCGGTGCTGGCGTTGGGCGCGGCCTGGACGGGCACCGCCTGGTACACGGGGCAACAGGCGGAGATCCGGCTTGCGCAACAGGTCGAACGCATCAATGCAGACGTGGCGCATTTGGCCGAGAAGCTGGGTCTGACAGCGGCTGTAGAAACGATGTCGTTTGAGCGCGGCGTATTCACGTCCCGCGCGCGCTACGGCTTGAACGTCACGAAACGTGCAGAGGCGGGGCAACCCGCCAAGGAATCCAGGCTTGAGTTCCTGGCGCAGATTGAGCACGGTCCATTTCCCTGGTCCAGACTCTCTGCCGGAGACCTTGTGCCGGCCCTGGCGGCCACCCGCATTCAGGTTGAGCAGACGCCGGACTCTGAAGCGTGGTTCGCGGCGGCCAAGGGCGTGACGCCCATGCACGCCGAGATATTGGCCCGCTTTGGCGGCAATGTATCCGGCAATATGGAAATGGCGCCTGTTGAATACACCAAGGATGGCACCACCCTGAGTTTCTCCGGAATGACGGGTCAGGCCAGCCGCCAAGCAGGCGGCAAGGGTCTTGTGTTCTCGGTCGCGTCAGATCGCGCAACGTTTTCCGAACCCAACCCAAAGGGTGATCGTCGTCTGTCCATGCAAGCATTGGCAGTTGCCTATGATGCGTCCGTGTCTTCCGACGGCATCGAGAAAGAGGTCACGAAGGTAGCGATAAAGCAGTGGGATGTGGTGTCGGATAAGTCGGTATTCACGCTGAAGGACATCGCGCTGGCGATAGACACGAGCGAAGCCGCCACTAGCACGGATGGCAATCTGAGCCTGGATTTAGGCGGTATCAGCGTACGCAACAAGCATGTGGCGAAGGCGCGGCTTGTTGCGGGTATGCGCAACGTGGATATGAATTCGCTGAGGGCGTTCAGAGAATTCTACGAAGCGCGCGAAAAGGAAAAAGCGGCGGGCGTTGAGCGCGAACGAGGGCTGGGATCAGAGCTGGTGGGCATGTCGCACGTCGTGAAGTTTCTGTCGGCCAAGCCGGAATTTTCGTTGTCGTCGCTGGAGCTCGAAACGGCCAGCGGCGTTTCCACGTTGCAATTCGACGTCAAACTGGATTCACCGATGTTCTGGAACCGGTCGCTCGCCGGAATCCTGAAAGAACTGATTCAGAAGTTGAATGTGCGGCTGGCGATCTCAACGGACAATCTTGCGGATTTTCTGGCGGCGGACCTTCAGGTTGAAGGGGTGTCAGATGCCGAAGCGCTGAGTGAGGCCCGGAGACGTGTGGAAGACATGCGCGACCAGATGGTCCAGCGCGGTTGGGGCAAGATTGAACAGGGAAAATTCGTGGTGAACCTGGCCTACAGCGATGGGCAAGCTGACTTCAACGGCGAGCGGTTTCCTGTCGAAGAGTTGTTCGCAAAACTCGTTCTGGGCGCGAAATAA